The Microterricola viridarii nucleotide sequence GCGCTCGCCCTCGCACTCCCGCTCGCCGCTCAGCTGACCCGCATCGTGCGCACCTCCATGGTGGAGGAGCTGGACCGCGACTACGTCCGCACCGCCCGCGGCGGCGGCCTGCACCCGTTCGTCGTGGTCGGCCGCAACGTGATGCGCAACGCCCTGATCAACCCGCTCAACGTCCTCGGCCTCCGCATCGGCTACCTCCTCGGCGGTGCCGTCGTCATCGAGCAGATGTTCAACCTGCCCGGCATGGGCCAGCTCATGATCGAGGCCGTCAAGAACAACGAGCCGGCCGTCGTGCAGGGCGTCGTCCTCACGATCGCCCTCGGATTCGTCGTGGTGAACCTCCTCGTCGACGTCCTCTCCCTCCTCGTCAACCCGCGACTGCGAACGAGCCACTGATGCGCAAGAACCTCGCCCTCCGCCTCTCCCAGCCCGGCCGAATCGGCCGCCTCAGCATCGGCTCGTGGATCGCCATCGCCGTGCTCGCGTTGATCATCCTCGCGGTGATCTTCGCGCCCCTGCTCACCCCCTACGACCCGAACGCGCAGACCGTCGCGCCGGACAAGGGCCCCAGCCCCGAGCACCTGCTCGGTCTGGACAGCCAGGGCCGCGACATCCTCTCGCGCCTGCTCTACGGCGGCCGCTGGTCGCTCGCCATCGGCCTGGGCGCGACCGGCATCGCCCTCGTGGCCGGCGCGGCCATCGGCGCGTTCGCGGCCACCAGCAGGCGTGCCGTCGACGAGTTCGTGATGCGCGTGCTCGACGTGATCATGGCGTTCCCCGGCATCGCCCTGGCCGCCGTGCTCGTCGCGGTGTTCGGGCGCGACGTCGTCGTGCTGATCCTCGCGATCGCCTTCCTCTACACGCCCTCCATCGCCCGCATCGTGCGCGCCAACGTGCAGGCGCAGTACGAGGAGGACTACGTCAGCGCGATGCACATCATCGGTGCGCGCCGCGTCTACATCATCGTCAAGCACGTCGCCGTGAACATCGCGGCCCCGATCCTCGTCTTCGCCACGGTGATGGTCGCCGACGCGATCGTGTTCGAGGCGTCGCTGTCCTTCATCGGGGCCGGCGTGCAGCCGCCGAACCCGTCCTGGGGAAGCGTCATCTCCGATGGCAAGAACCTGCTGCTGATCGGCGGCTGGTGGGCGACACTGTTCCCCGGGCTTATCATCTTCGTGACCGTGCTCTGCCTGAACCTCCTCGCCGAGGGCCTCACCGACGCCATCGCGGCGCCGTCCTCCCGCTCCAGCAAGGCCAGCGCCGCCGCCGCCCAGGTGGAGAGCGCAGAGGTCGAGCGCGGCAGCGCGGCCATCATCACCGACATCCCCGGCCTCCGCGAGGCGGGGGAGCGGATCCGCCGGCGCACGAACAAGGAGTTCACGGGGGAGCCGGTGCTCGCCATCGAGGGCCTGACGATCTCCTTCCCCGATCGCCACAACGGCGTCAACGTCGTCAACGACATCGGCTTCTCCGTGCGCCCCGGCGAGGTGCTCGGCCTGATCGGCGAGTCCGGCTGCGGCAAGTCCCTGACCAGCCTCGCGATCATGGGGCTGGAACCGCGCGGCGCCCAGATCGGCGGCAGCATCCGCTTTGCCGGGCGCGAGCTCAACGGCATGAAGGCGCGCGATCGGCGCGCGCTCATGGGCACGGGCATGTCGATGATCTACCAGGACGCGCTCAGCTCGTTGAACCCGGCCATGACCATCAGGCAGCAGATCACCCAGCTCACCAGGCGCGGCGGGCACCGCACGCCGGCCGAGCTGCTCGAACTGGTCAACCTCGACCCAGAGCGCACACTGGGCGCCTACCCGCACGAGCTCTCCGGCGGCCAGCGGCAGCGCGTGCTCATCGCCATGGCGCTCTCCCGCGACCCGAAGCTCATCGTCGCCGACGAGCCGACCACGGCGCTGGACGTCACCGTCCAGGCCCAGGTCATGCAGCTGCTCATGCGGCTCAAGGACGAGCTCGGCTTCGCCCTGATTCTCGTCTCGCACGACCTGGCGCTCGTCTCGGACATCGTCGATCGCGTGGTGGTCATGTACGGCGGCCAGATCGCCGAGTCCGGCAAGATCGCCGACGTCGTCGGCGCGCCGGAGCACCACTACACCCGCGGGCTGCTCTCGGCCGTGCTCTCGCTCGAGGCGGGCGACACGGAGCTCACCCAGATCAAGGGCGTCGTGCCGTCGCCGGCCAACTTCCCGATCGGATGCCGCTTCTCTGACCGCTGCCCGGCAGCCACCGCGCTCTGCCGCACCACCGACCCGCAGCTCTCCGGCGAGAGCGGCACACACGAGGTCGCCTGCCACTTCCCCGCCCGCACCGTCGAGGGCGCCGCCCGAGAGGAGATCTCCGCATGACCGAGCCTGTTCTCAAACTGAGCGATGTGCACGTCCAGCACCGCATCAACGGCAGCAAGCTGCTGCAGAAGGACACCGTCTACGCGCTGACCGGGGCCGACCTCAGCCTGCACGCGGGGGAGACCGTCGGTGTCGTCGGCGAGTCCGGCTGCGGCAAGTCCACCCTCGCCAAGACGATCGTCGGCCTGCAGAAGCCCACCATGGGCGAGATCAGCTTCCGCGGCCGCTCGCTCTGGGCGATGACGAACGCCGAGCGGCGCACCGAGTTCGGGCGCAACGTCGGCATGATCTTCCAGGACCCGTCGACGGCGCTGAACAGGCGCATGGCGGTGAGCGATATCCTGCGCGACCCCCTCGTCGTGCACAAGGTCGGCGACACCGCCTCGCGGGAGGCACGCGTGCGGGAGCTGATGGACTTGGTCGGTCTGCCGACCAGCGCGGCCGACGCCCTGCCGACGCAGCTCTCCGGAGGCCAGCGCCAGCGCGTCGCCATCGCCAGGGCCCTCGCCCTCGGCCCGGCCGTGCTCGTCGCCGACGAGCCGACGAGCGCGCTCGACGTCTCGGTGCGCGCCCAGATCTTGAACCTCCTGCTCGACCTGAAGAAGGAGTTCAACCTGGCGATGCTCTTCATCTCGCACGACATTCAGACCGTGCGGCGCATGAGCGACCGCATGGTCACGATGTACCTCGGGCGCATCGTCGAGGAGGCCCCGGCCGAGGCGGTGCCCGGTTCTGTCCGGCACCCGTACACGGAGGCGCTGTTGTCGGCGACCCCGAGCCTGATCGAGGACATTGAGCCGATCACCCTCGACGGCCCCGTGCCGTCGGCGGTGCGCCCGCCGTCCGGCTGCCCGTTCCGCACCCGCTGCTGGCGGGCGACGGAGGCGTGCGCGGTCGAGATGCCTCCCGCCGTCCGCTTCCTCGAGATCCCGACGCACACGGCGCGCTGCTTCCACCCCCTGGACGTCGGCGAGGCGCTCGTGGGCAGCGGGGCCGCCGTATGAGCGCCCCGATCCGGGTCGCGGTCGTCGGCACGGGCTCGATCGCCCGCGAGCACGTCACCGCCCTCGCCTCCATCCCCGGGGTGGAGGTCGCCTTCGTGTGCGGCTCCGACCTCGCCCGCGCCGCGGCCGTGGCCTCCCTCGCGCCCGGCGCGGAGGCCACGACCGACCTGGCCCGCCTGCTGGCGGACCCGAGCATCCTCGGGGTCGACGTCTGCAACGCGACCCCGCAGCACGCCGCCTCGACGATCAGCGCGGGGCGGGCGGGCAAACACGTGCACGTCGAGAAGCCCGCCGCGCTGACAATTGCCGACTTCGACGCGATGGTCGCCGCGACAGAGGGCAGCGGCACCAGCCTGATGGTGGGCCAGACCGTGCGCTTCCAGCCCGCGGTCGCCGCCCTCGCCGAGCGCGTCCACGCCGGTGACATCGGCACGCCGCGGCTGGCGCACGTGAGCTGGTACACCGGCTACGTGTGGCCGGGCGGATGGCGCGGCTGGCAGCTCGACCGGGAGAAGTCCGGTGGGCACCCGGTGCACAACGGCACGCACAGCCTCGACGTCGCCGTCTGGCTGATGGGCCGGCGGCCGGTGCGCGTGTTCACACGCTCCTTCCCGAGCTTCGCCGCCGACATGCCCGTCGACGACTCCTTCCACATGACGGTGCGGTTCGAGGACGGCTCGCTGGCGACGCTGGAGATCTCCTACGCGCTGGCCGAGCCCGGTGACATGTTCCGCCGCATCATGGTCGCCGGAACCGCCGGCAGCATCGAGCACTCCACCGACAGCGAGCCCCGCCTCCGGGCCCCGGGGGTGCGCACCGCCCCGGCATCCGTTGAGGGCGCCATGCGTCTGCAGCTCGCCCACTGGATCGAGCTCATCAGCGGGCGGGCCGAGCCGATCGTCACCACCCCGCAGGTGCGCGCCGCGCTGCGCACGGCACTGGCCGCCCAGGAGTCCCTGGACACCGGCAGGCCCGTCGACATCGTCTGGGAGGATGACAAATGATCACCGTCGGGTTCCTGTCGGCCGTGCGCCACGCCGACTCCTACATCGACATCTTCGCGAACGACCCGCGCGTGCGGGTCGTCGGCGTCAGCGAGTACGCCGACGCGGCCGAGTGGAAGCTGGCCGACTCCCGGCGCATCGCCGAGCGCTACGGGGTCCCCTTCCTCAGCCCGGACGAGCTCCTCGCCGACCCGGACTGCGACGTCATCGTGGTGTGCAGCGAGCCCACCCGCCACGCGGAGCTCGCCATTCGGGCGCTGCAGGCAGACAAGCACGTGCTCATCGACAAGCCGCTCGCCGTCACCACGGCGGAGGCCGACGCGATCATCGAGGCCGAGCGGGCCTCGCGCGGCACGGCGACGGTCATCAACCGGCTGCACTCGCCCGCGATCCGCAGGCTCCGGCGCTGGGTCGACGAGGGCCACTTCGGGCTGCCGCGCCACGTCGACATCGAGTGGTTCGCCTCCGGCGCGTTCTTCTCCACCTCGGTGGAGCGCCCGGAGCTGGTCACGGATGTCGCGCTCTCCGGCGGCGGGGAGATCCTCAACTTCCTGCTGTACCCGATCGACTACCTGAGCCACCTGACCGGACTGCAGGTCGTCGAGGCCTACGCCGAGGCGTCCACGCTGTTCCAGAGCACGCACGCCGAGGCCGGCGTCGAGGACACGGCCGTCGTCTCGCTGCTGCTGGAGCACGGCGTCACCGCCACGATCACGCTGGGCCGCGTCGCGTCCGCCCCCGGGCACGGCCCCGTCTCGTCGAGCGTGCGGCTGATCGGCTCGCGCGGGTTCGCCACGGCCGACGACGACCAGCCGGCGGTCAGCATCTTCGGCACCGACGGGGCGCAACGGCGCAGCACCATCGGCGGGGCCAGCTCCGAGGCGATCGTGCGCTCGTTCCTCACGGCCTACATCGACCGCCTCGAACTGGGGGCGGCACCGGAGTACACCGTGCGTCAGGCTCGAGAGACACTGCGCGTCGTCGAGGCGTGCGCCGAGGCCGCGCGCACCGGCTTGCCCACTATATTGATTCACAAGCAACCTGAGGAGGGTTAGCCATGGCACAGGACAGTGCCCCCGCGCGGCCGGCGAGCCTAGGAGCTCAGCGCAGACTGCGGAGCCTGCAAGGCGACATCATGGACCTGATCTTGGACCGCAACCTCGATGTCGGCGACCCGATGCCGACCGAGGCCGAGCTGTGCACGGCGCTCGGCGTCGGCCGCAACACGGTGCGTGAGGCCCTCAAGGTGCTCCAGGCGTTGGGCGTCGTGGAGATCCGCCACGGCTTCGGCACCTTCGTCGCGGCCGCCGGCTTCGAATCGCTGGCCTCGAGCCTCGCCTTCCGCGGCCGGCTCTCGCTCCGACACGGCGGGCACGAGGCGATGGAGCTCGCCGACGTGCGGCAGGCGCTCGAGGCCGGGCTCATCGGGATGGCCATCGACCGGATGACGTCGGAGCACCTCGAAGAGCTCGAGAGGCTCGTCGAGGAGATGGAGGGGCTCGCCGCGGCGGGCACGAACTTCTCCGTCGCCGACCAGGAGTTCCACCGGCAGCTGTACACGCCGCTGCACAACGAGCTGCTGACCAACCTGCTTGACGTCTTCTGGAGCGCCTATGCGCAGATCCACCGCGAGACGGGCTTCGAGGTCGCCAGCCTGCAGGACAACGCCCACCAGCACCGGCTCATCTTCGAGGCTGTCCGGGACAAGGACAAGGAGTTGGCCGCCCGCCGCGTCAGCTCGCACTTCGACGGTATCCGCGACCACCTGAACGCCCTGACCGGCCCGGCCCCCGTCGCCCCGTAGCGGGCGGGGCGCCGCGCCCTAGCGAAGCGGCTGCTCGCTGAAGCTGCCGTCCCAGAGCGCCCGCGCTCCCGACTCGCCGATCTGCACGACGACGACGGTGGAGCCCACCGCCGTGACCAGCGCGGCGACCACGCAGGCCGCCCAGACCAGGCGGCGGAGCAGCCGCGCGTCCGGGGCGGTGCGCGGTGCGAGCAGGCGGAACCACGCCCACTGCAGCACGGCGACGGCGGCCAGCGCGATCACCCACCCCAGGAGGGTGGTGCCGAGGCTTGCGTGCACCGCGATCAGCGGGGCCTCACCGACCCGCGCCTGCAGCCATTCCCCGGCGTTCGTCGTGATCGGCACGAGCACCACGAGCGCCAGCGCGAACACGGGCGGCACGACCCCGAGCCAGCGGCGGGCAGCCGGCCAGACGGCGGCAGCGAGCACGGCCAGCGCGGTGACCGGCACGAGCACGACGACCAGGTGCACGATCAGGACGTGAACGGGCAGCCCGTTGAAGACGTAGTCCATTCGGTCGGTCTCAGCCGGCCTTGATCGAGTCGCCGTCGACGGTCACCGGCACCGGCGTGAGCGGGCTGAGGGCCGGGCCGTTCAACACGTCCCCGGTCGCGGCATCGAAGCGCGAGCCGTGGCACGGGCAGTGGAACTCCGTCTTGGCCGGGGCCACGATGCACTGCTGGTGCGAGCAGACGGCGCTGAACGCGACGACGTCCCCGGCGGTCGGCTGGGCGACGAGCAGAGTCGCGCCGGCCACGGTGACGGAGATGCTGTCTCCGACCGCGACGGCGCTGAGCTTGGCGATCTCGGTGCCGCTGGCCGGGGGAGTCGCCGAGGCGGAGCCGCCTAGAGCCGGCGCGCTGGGCTGGCCGGCGTCGCCACCGCCCGTTCCGTTGCCGCCGGCCGGGGCGCAGCCGCTGAGCGCGAGAGCCGCCGCGGCGACTCCGGCCCCGCCGAGGCCCACAAAGGTGCGCCTGGCCATGTCAGTCGAGTCGTTCATGCACTGTCTCCTCGTCGCTGGATGGGTCACGTGGGAATGACACTAGCGCCTCAGCGCGCTCTGTCCGGGACCCGCACCATGCCCTCTTGGGCGACGGTCGCCAGCAACACACCGCTGCGCGAGAAGATGCTGCCGCGGGAGAGCCCGCGCCCGCCGCTGGCGCTCGGGGAGTCCTGCACGTAGAGCAGCCAGTCGTCGACGCGGCCGAAACGGTGCCACCACATCGCATGGTCGAGGCTGGCGATCTTGAGGCCCGGGGTGCCCCAGGCGATGCCGTGCCCGCGCAACACGGGCTCCAGGATCGAGTAGTCGCTGGCGTAGGCGAGCGCGGCGCGGTGCAGGTTGGGGTCGTCGGGCAGCCGGCCCATCGCCTTCATCCACACGGCCTGGTGCGCCGTGCGTTCGCCGTCGACGCTCAGGTAGATCGAGGAGGGGATGTGGCGCACGTCGAAGGCGCGCTCGGCCGCCCAGAACCGGGCCACGTCGTTGTCGATGCCCTGCAGCACCTCTGCAGTCGTCGGCAGGCTCTCCGGCTCCGGCACGTCGCTCGGGATCTCGATCTGGTGGTCGAGCCCGGCGTCGACATCCTGGAACGAGGCGATCATCGAGAGGATCGGCACGCCCTCCTGGTAGGCCTGGGTGCGCCGGGTGGAGAACGAGCGCCCGTCATGGATCCTGTCCACCGAGAACGTGATGGGCAGCCGCACGTCGCCGGGGCGGAGGAAGTAGGCGTGCATGGAGTGCGCGACCCGGTCGTCCGGGACGGTGCGCATCGCGGCGGTGATGGACTGCGCCAGCACCTGGCCGCCGAAGATGCGGCCGAGCGGCATCCATTCGGAGGGGCCGGTGAAGATGTCCTCGCTGGTGCGGGCGCCGGTGTCGGTGAGATCGAGTGTGCTGAGAAGGCCTTCGATGAGACTGCTCATGCGTGCTCCTTTGTGGTGCGCCCGGAGTGGGGGTGGCCGCGGCAGGAATAGCTACCGTCTCTTAGGTAGTTTAGACAGGAGATGACTGAGTCCTTTTCCCTCGTCGACCGCTACGCGCTCGGCGACCTGCAAACCTACCTGGCCCGGGCCGGGCGTGTCGAAGACGGCTCCGTCCGGCTGATTGCGGCCGGCGGGGTGCTCGCCGCGTACACGGCGATCTTCTACCCGCGCGGCATCCTCGATGAGAGCCCGACCGTGCTGGGCCTGCGCACCTTCGCCCTCGCCGACGCGCCGATCTTCGACGCCGTCGTGCCGGCGCGCTCCCTGCTCGAACGGCTGGCGCGCGCGGAGGCGACGATCGGCACCGGCGAGGATGCCGGGCCCGTTCCGCTCTCGCTTCCGCACCAGGTGAGCACCGTCACCTGGGCGGGCATCTCACCGCCCAAGAGCGGCTGGCACGGCCAGGAGCCCGCGGATGCCGCGCTGTTGGAGTCCGTCGCCAAGGCAGGCATCGACGAGGTGGCGGCCGCCGTGCCGAGCGGCGTGGGGGAGCAGATCGTGCAGCGGGTGCGCACCGAGGTGTGGGGCCGCCCGATCGAGGGCCTCGAGCACGTGCCGGCCGGGGCGGCCTTCGCCGCCCTCAGCCTCGGCTTCCTGGCCGGCGGCGAGCCGGTGCAGGTCTTCGAGACCGGGCCCTGGACCCGCCTGAGCACGAGCCGCGGTCACGTGCTGGTGCGCCGGAAGCCCTGGACGCTCCGCTCCTAGCTCGCCCTCCCGCTCAGCGGGGCAGCGCCGCGACCGCGCGCCCGGCCTGGCGCCCGCTGAACAGGCATCCGCCGAGGAAGGTGCCCTCCAGCGCGCGGTAGCCGTGCATGCCGCCGCCGCCGAAGCCGCTGGCCTCGCCGACCGCGTACAGCCCGCCGATGGGCTCGCCCGCGGCATCCAGCACCTGCCCGTCGAGGTTCGTCTGGATGCCGCCGAGGCTCTTCCTGGTCAGGATGTGCAGCTTGACGGCGATCAGCGGCCCCGCCTTCTGGTCGAGGATCTTGTGCGTGCTGGCCACCCGGATCAGCTTGTCGCCGCGGTAGTTGCGCGCCCCGCGGAGCGCCGTCACCTGCAGGTCCTTGCTGAAGTCGTTGTCGATCTCGCGGTCGCGCGCCTCGACCTCCGCGCGCACCCCTGCCGCGTCGATGGGGACGTCGGGGGTGAGCGCCTGCATGCCGGCGAGCAGCTCGTCGAGCGTGTCGGCCACGACGAAGTCGACGCCGTTGCGCTTGAACGCCTCGACCGGGTCGGGCGCGCCGGGCGCGACCCGCTTGGCCAGCAGCTTCACGTCCTTGCCGGTCAGATCCGGGTTCTGCTCGCTGCCGGAGAGCGCGAACTCCTTCTCGATGATCTTCTGCGTCAGCACGAACCAGCTGTGGTCGTGCCCGGTGGTGCGCAGGTGCTCCAGGGTGCCGAGCGTGTCGAAGCCGGGGAACAGGGGGACGGGCAGGCGCTGGCCGCGCGCGTCGAACCAGAGCGAGGACGGCCCGGGCAGGATCCGGATGCCGTGCAGCGGCCACACCGGGTCCCAGTTCGTGATGCCCTCGGTGTAGTGCCACATCCGGTCGCCGTTGATCAGGCGGGCGCCCGCCGCCTCGGCGATGCCCAGCATCCGGCCGTCGACGTGGGCGGGAACACCGCTCAGCATGTGCTCCGGAGGGGTGCCGAGCCGGGCCGGCCAGCTCTTCCGGACCAGCTCGTGGTTGCCGCCGATGCCGCCGGAGGCGACGATGACCGCGGGCGCCCGGTGCTCGAACGCTCCGACCACCTCCCGGCTGCTGGACTCGCCGCGGGCGGCGCTGCTCGGGGCGAGCACGCTGCCGCGCACGCCGACGACCCGGCCGTCCTCGACGATCAGCTCGTCGACCTGGTGCCGGTGCTTGGCGGTGACGAGCCCGGCCTGCACGCCGTCCCGCACGCGGGCGATGAAGGGCGCAAGGACGCCGGGGCCGGTGCCCCAGGTGATGTGGAAGCGGGGCACCGAGTTGCCGTGGCCCGTCGCCGTGCCGCTGCCGCGCTCGGCCCAGCCGACCACGGGGAAGAAGCGCACCCCCTTGGCGTGCAGCCAGTCCCGCTTCTCATTCGCGGCGAAGTCCAGGTACGCCTCGGCCCAGCGGCGCGGCCAGGCGTCCTCCTCGCGGTCGAAACCGGCGGTGCCCGCCCAGTCCTGCCGGGCGAGCTCCGCGGTGTCCTTCACGCCCATCCGCCGCTGCTCGGGGGAGTCGATGAGGAAGAGCCCGCCGAAGCTCCACCAGGCCTGCCCGCCGAGGGATGCCTCCGGCTCCTGCTCGAGGATCAGCACCCGCTTGCCGGCCTCCACCAGCTCGGCGGCGGAGACGAGCCCGGACAGCCCGGCTCCGATGATGATGGCGTCGACGGTCTCTGGCATCGCGGTGTCTCCCTCGTCACAGTGTGTGTTCCCACCGTAGTGGCGAGCGCGTCTTCACTCGCGCATCAACATCGCCTGCGCCTCGCGTTCCAGGTCGAGGTAGGGCTCGCCGCTGACATCGACGCGCACCCGGTGCAGCGTCCCACCGGTGAAGCGCCAGGGCGCGCTGCCCGGGTAGTCCTCGGTCACCGGGGCGCCGCTGTCGCGGCCCACCGTGAGCCCCTCGCCGGCGATGGAGAACTTGCCGGGCTGGGTCTTGATGCGTCCCGATCCGAGCATCTTGTCTCCGCAGAACAGGCTGAGGATGCCGGTCGCGACGCCGGGGGCGTCCTCCCCGTCCTTGGCGAATGACGCGCCGACGATCAGCTGCTCGCCGACGGGCAGGTCCTCTGTGGCGTCCACCCGCTGCTCGACGATCCCGACGAAGTTGTTCGCGTAGTGCAGGCGGCCGCCCTTGACGTACAGCGCGTGCCCGCCGAAGCGGGACCCCTGGGCGAACAGCACGCCCTCAGCGCCCTGGCTCAGGTCGACGAGCGCGCCGATGGAGAAGGAGCGGTTGCGGAGGTTGACGGACTGCGACTCCGGCACGTCCGCTGTCCCGGGAAAGTAGACGTAGCGCTCCCGTGCCCCCGCGAGCACGGGGCGCGGGGTCAGCATGATCTCGAGCGCCGAGCGGTCGTCGAGCGGGAACGCCTGGTTGGCTCCGGCCTCGGCGAACCACAGCGAGATGAGCTCCTGCAGCTTCGCCGGCTGCTCCTGTGCCAGGTTGTGCGTCTCGGCGCGGTCCACATCGGTGTGGTAGAGCTCCCACTCGTCGTCTCCGAAATGGCTCCAGCCGCTCAGCGTCGGGTGGGTGGTGATCGCCTTCCACCCGTCGTGCCAGATCGCCCGGGAGCCGAGCATGGAGTAGAACTGGGTGCGCCGCGTGGTCGGGGACTCAGCGGCGTCGAAGGAGTAGCGCATGCTGACCCCGTCGATCCGGCTCTGCTCGTGGCCCTTGATGTGGCTCGGGGCCTCGACGCCGAGAACGTCGAGCACCGTCGGGACGATGTCGATCGCGTGGTGGTACTGCTCCCGCAGCTCGCCGCGGGCGCTCATGCCGGAGGGCCAGGAGATGATGCACGGGTCGCAGATGCCGCCGTTGTACTCGTAGCGCTTCCACATCTTGAACGGGGTGTTGAAGGCCATCGCCCAGCCGTTCGGGTAGTGGTTGTAGGTGCGCACGCCGCCGAGCTCGTCGAGCATGGCGAGGTTGTCGGAGATGTCGTCGACCAGCCCGTTCGCGAACTTCATCTCGTTCACCGAGCCATTCGGGCCGCCCTCGCCGCTCGCGCCGTTGTCGGAGACGACGATCACGAGCGTGTTCTCCCGCTCGTCGATCGACTCCAGGTAGTCGAGCACCCGGCCGATCTGGTGGTCGGCGTGCGAGAGGAACCCGGCGTAGACCTCGGCCATCCGGCTGAACAGGCGCTTCTCGTCCGCGCTCAGGGAGTCCCACGGGCGGGTGTCGTCCATCACGGGGAACGGGATGCCGGTGCCGCTCTGCCTGGTTGTGGAGGTGCCGAGGGGGTTGACCGGGGGGAGCTCGGTGTCCGCCGGCACGATCCCGAGGGACTTCTGGCGGGCCAGCGTCTCGGCGCGCATCGCCTCATACCCGGCGTCGAAGCGCCCGGCGTAGCGGTCGGCCCACTCCTTGGGCGCGTGGTGCGGGGCGTGGGCCGCCCCGGGGGCGTAGTAGAGGAAGAACGGCTTGTCCGGCGCGATCGCCTTCGCGTCCCTGATGAACTCGAGCGCCTTGTCGGTGATGTCCTCGGAGAAGTGGTAGCCCTCCTCGGGGAGCCGCGGCTGATCCGTCGGGTGGTTGTCGTAGACGATGTCCGGGTACCACTGGTTCGTCTCGGCGCCGAGGAAGCCGTAGAAGCGCTCGAAGCCGCGCCCGCTCGGCCAGTTCCGCCTGGTCGACGCGACATTCATCTCGTCGTCGGGGCAGAGGTGCCATTTGCCCACGATGTAGGTGTTCCAGCCCGCCTCGCCGAGGATCTCGGAGAGCATCCCGTTCGCCGGCGGGATCGTGCCGCTCGCATTCGGGAAGCCGATCGCCGCCTCGGTGATGCACGCCATGCTGTTGTTGGTGTGGTTGCGCCCGGTGAGCAGGCACGACCGGGTCGGCGAGCACAGCGCGGTGGTGTGCCACTGGGTGTAGCGCACCCCGTCGGCGGCGACCCGCTCGATGTTCGGGGTGTCGATCGGACCGCCGTAGGCGGACATCGCCGAGTACCCGACATCGTCGAGCACGATGTAGACGACGTTGGGCGAGCCGGGGGGAGCCTTCACAGGCTCGAACGGGGTCCAGTCGGGCTCTGAGTCCCGGATGTCGATGCCAACGGTTCCACGGAATTGTGCGGCCACGGTGCCACTCCTGCCAGCTCGGGTCGTCCGGCTCGCTCGGCATGTGGGGCGGTCGAACGGGGTGTGCGCAAAACACATGCCGCCGCTCAAGCTACGCCGTGGCGTACGTCACCGCAATGGGGGACAGGACGCCGGCCGGGGTCACTCCTCGAAGGTGTTCACCAGGGAGTGCGCCGCCCGCTGCAGGTAGTCCCACAGGGTGGCCTCATGCAGCGGAGAGAGCTCGAGCGTGTCGAGCGCGTCGCGCATGTGGGAGAGCCAGCGGTCCCGCGCGTCCGGGTTCACCTTGTAGGCCACGTGCCGCATGCGCAGGCGCGGGTGGCCGCGCCGCTCGCTGTACCTGCCGGGCCCGCCCCAGTATTGCTCGAGGAACTGGGTGAGGCGTTCGGCGGCCGGGCCAAGGTCGTCCTCCGGGTACATCGGCTTGAGCACCGGGTCGCCGGCCACGCCGCGG carries:
- a CDS encoding QcrA and Rieske domain-containing protein — its product is MNDSTDMARRTFVGLGGAGVAAAALALSGCAPAGGNGTGGGDAGQPSAPALGGSASATPPASGTEIAKLSAVAVGDSISVTVAGATLLVAQPTAGDVVAFSAVCSHQQCIVAPAKTEFHCPCHGSRFDAATGDVLNGPALSPLTPVPVTVDGDSIKAG
- a CDS encoding oligopeptide/dipeptide ABC transporter ATP-binding protein, giving the protein MTEPVLKLSDVHVQHRINGSKLLQKDTVYALTGADLSLHAGETVGVVGESGCGKSTLAKTIVGLQKPTMGEISFRGRSLWAMTNAERRTEFGRNVGMIFQDPSTALNRRMAVSDILRDPLVVHKVGDTASREARVRELMDLVGLPTSAADALPTQLSGGQRQRVAIARALALGPAVLVADEPTSALDVSVRAQILNLLLDLKKEFNLAMLFISHDIQTVRRMSDRMVTMYLGRIVEEAPAEAVPGSVRHPYTEALLSATPSLIEDIEPITLDGPVPSAVRPPSGCPFRTRCWRATEACAVEMPPAVRFLEIPTHTARCFHPLDVGEALVGSGAAV
- a CDS encoding Gfo/Idh/MocA family protein, which translates into the protein MITVGFLSAVRHADSYIDIFANDPRVRVVGVSEYADAAEWKLADSRRIAERYGVPFLSPDELLADPDCDVIVVCSEPTRHAELAIRALQADKHVLIDKPLAVTTAEADAIIEAERASRGTATVINRLHSPAIRRLRRWVDEGHFGLPRHVDIEWFASGAFFSTSVERPELVTDVALSGGGEILNFLLYPIDYLSHLTGLQVVEAYAEASTLFQSTHAEAGVEDTAVVSLLLEHGVTATITLGRVASAPGHGPVSSSVRLIGSRGFATADDDQPAVSIFGTDGAQRRSTIGGASSEAIVRSFLTAYIDRLELGAAPEYTVRQARETLRVVEACAEAARTGLPTILIHKQPEEG
- a CDS encoding FadR/GntR family transcriptional regulator — encoded protein: MDLILDRNLDVGDPMPTEAELCTALGVGRNTVREALKVLQALGVVEIRHGFGTFVAAAGFESLASSLAFRGRLSLRHGGHEAMELADVRQALEAGLIGMAIDRMTSEHLEELERLVEEMEGLAAAGTNFSVADQEFHRQLYTPLHNELLTNLLDVFWSAYAQIHRETGFEVASLQDNAHQHRLIFEAVRDKDKELAARRVSSHFDGIRDHLNALTGPAPVAP
- a CDS encoding Gfo/Idh/MocA family protein, coding for MSAPIRVAVVGTGSIAREHVTALASIPGVEVAFVCGSDLARAAAVASLAPGAEATTDLARLLADPSILGVDVCNATPQHAASTISAGRAGKHVHVEKPAALTIADFDAMVAATEGSGTSLMVGQTVRFQPAVAALAERVHAGDIGTPRLAHVSWYTGYVWPGGWRGWQLDREKSGGHPVHNGTHSLDVAVWLMGRRPVRVFTRSFPSFAADMPVDDSFHMTVRFEDGSLATLEISYALAEPGDMFRRIMVAGTAGSIEHSTDSEPRLRAPGVRTAPASVEGAMRLQLAHWIELISGRAEPIVTTPQVRAALRTALAAQESLDTGRPVDIVWEDDK
- a CDS encoding dipeptide/oligopeptide/nickel ABC transporter permease/ATP-binding protein gives rise to the protein MRKNLALRLSQPGRIGRLSIGSWIAIAVLALIILAVIFAPLLTPYDPNAQTVAPDKGPSPEHLLGLDSQGRDILSRLLYGGRWSLAIGLGATGIALVAGAAIGAFAATSRRAVDEFVMRVLDVIMAFPGIALAAVLVAVFGRDVVVLILAIAFLYTPSIARIVRANVQAQYEEDYVSAMHIIGARRVYIIVKHVAVNIAAPILVFATVMVADAIVFEASLSFIGAGVQPPNPSWGSVISDGKNLLLIGGWWATLFPGLIIFVTVLCLNLLAEGLTDAIAAPSSRSSKASAAAAQVESAEVERGSAAIITDIPGLREAGERIRRRTNKEFTGEPVLAIEGLTISFPDRHNGVNVVNDIGFSVRPGEVLGLIGESGCGKSLTSLAIMGLEPRGAQIGGSIRFAGRELNGMKARDRRALMGTGMSMIYQDALSSLNPAMTIRQQITQLTRRGGHRTPAELLELVNLDPERTLGAYPHELSGGQRQRVLIAMALSRDPKLIVADEPTTALDVTVQAQVMQLLMRLKDELGFALILVSHDLALVSDIVDRVVVMYGGQIAESGKIADVVGAPEHHYTRGLLSAVLSLEAGDTELTQIKGVVPSPANFPIGCRFSDRCPAATALCRTTDPQLSGESGTHEVACHFPARTVEGAAREEISA